From Brassica oleracea var. oleracea cultivar TO1000 chromosome C3, BOL, whole genome shotgun sequence, a single genomic window includes:
- the LOC106328883 gene encoding CBS domain-containing protein CBSX5-like, which translates to MALTLLSHEVSDLCIGKPPLRCLSAVTATVADAIAALKSSDEPFLSVWSCNHDETNDDNNKCECECECECVGKICMADVICYLTKHDNKALSLSSVLEASVSVLLPKSSSIVVYVQSSCKLIEAIDLITGGAQDLIVPIQTKPNTKRRQTRNAVVSLTATTTTTIHKNSRQFCWITQEDIIRFLLDSISVFSPLPSLSISDLGVINSTHAILSVDYYSSASSAVTAISSAIADNISVAVVDGECDGEDPRAVLIGEISPMTLACCDESAAAAVATLSAGDLMTYIDGSGPPESLVRVVRNRLEEKGLVGLISLVDSLSGSSGSSSSDEEAPAGRAKSYGRSVSSAARMARKSVAIVCNRRSSLMAVMIQAIAHRVSYVWVVDEDGCLVGMVTFVDILKLFREFLDDQN; encoded by the exons ATGGCACTAACCCTTTTGTCCCACGAGGTATCCGATCTCTGCATCGGCAAACCGCCGCTAAGGTGCCTCTCCGCCGTCACAGCCACCGTCGCTGACGCCATCGCCGCCCTCAAATCATCCGACGAGCCTTTCCTCAGCGTCTGGAGCTGTAACCACGACGAAACCAACGATGATAACAACAAGTGCGAGTGCGAGTGCGAATGCGAGTGTGTGGGTAAGATCTGTATGGCAGATGTGATCTGTTACCTAACTAAACACGACAACAAGGCTTTGTCTCTTTCCTCTGTTTTGGAAGCTTCTGTCTCTGTTCTTCTCCCCAAATCTAGTTCCATCGTCGTTTATGTCCAATCTTCTTGCAA GTTAATTGAAGCCATTGATCTGATAACCGGAGGAGCACAGGATCTGATCGTTCCGATTCAGACAAAACCAAACACAAAGAGGAGACAAACCCGAAACGCTGTCGTTTCGCTAACCGCCACCACAACGACAACAATACACAAGAACAGCCGCCAGTTCTGTTGGATCACACAAGAAGACATCATCAGATTCCTTCTCGACTCCATCAGCGTCTTCTCTCCGTTACCGTCGCTCTCCATCTCCGACCTCGGCGTGATCAACAGCACGCACGCTATCCTCTCCGTAGATTACTACTCCTCCGCGTCCTCCGCCGTCACCGCCATTTCTAGCGCCATCGCGGATAACATCTCCGTCGCGGTGGTCGACGGTGAATGCGATGGAGAAGATCCACGTGCGGTGTTAATCGGCGAGATATCTCCGATGACTCTTGCTTGCTGCGACGAGTCGGCTGCAGCAGCGGTTGCTACGCTCTCGGCCGGTGATCTGATGACATACATTGACGGTAGTGGTCCGCCGGAGAGTCTTGTGAGAGTCGTTAGGAATCGTCTTGAAGAGAAAGGTTTGGTGGGTTTGATCTCGCTGGTCGATTCTTTGTCGGGTTCGTCGGGGTCTTCTTCGTCGGATGAAGAGGCTCCGGCGGGGAGAGCGAAGTCGTATGGGAGGTCGGTGAGTAGTGCGGCGAGGATGGCGAGGAAGTCGGTGGCGATAGTGTGTAATCGGAGAAGCTCGTTGATGGCTGTGATGATACAAGCTATCGCTCATAGGGTGAGTTATGTGTGGGTGGTTGATGAAGATGGTTGTTTGGTTGGTATGGTCACTTTTGTTGATATATTGAAGCTTTTCAGAGAGTTTTTGGATGATCAAAACTAA